A genomic region of Enterococcus sp. 12C11_DIV0727 contains the following coding sequences:
- a CDS encoding beta-glucoside-specific PTS transporter subunit IIABC, whose amino-acid sequence MENQLLAQQIMTLIGGSKNVSQSWHCITRLRFNLFDDTKVNMKEINQLNGVIGSQFSGGQYQIIIGAKVAEVFQEMDKQFTNSNNEKTTNNKKNMNVLDTIFDVISGIFTPLMPAIIGSGLIKGLMALFVVFGWLSSESSSYVVLTVFSDGVFYFLPFLVAMTAARKFKTKESLAVALAAMLMYPTLVNGAADGASPLSMFGLSIPLNNYSSTVLPIILGVLLLSIVNKWMDKIVPETVNIVFSPMLSLLITAPILLAFVAPLGNFLGKYLEQIFTTLFTVAGPLAGLLMGGLMPLIVLTGMHYAFFPGTFASLQKFGYDIMLLPMNLVANSAQAGAVLGVTLKSKKAETKSLAFSTFIPAIFGITEPAIYGVTLRLKKPFYASLIGGGVGGTIFGFFAVKATAFSIPGITALPTYIMKNSNNFMYALIGYIASFVISFVLTMLWGFEEDKKDETKDKKITTLKSDPQATTQPIDIFSPVKGCLIPLDDVSDETFSSGMMGKGVAIKPLGDTIYAPFDGEITMTTPTNHAIGLRSAKGVEVLIHVGIDTVNLQGKYFERFVSEGERINKGQPLLRYNLKEIIGLSYDETTMVIVTNSAEFLDIIITGEENVEATTSRLMMCIQ is encoded by the coding sequence ATGGAAAATCAACTATTAGCACAACAAATAATGACTCTAATAGGCGGGAGCAAAAACGTTTCCCAAAGTTGGCATTGTATTACACGTTTGAGATTTAATCTGTTCGATGATACAAAGGTCAATATGAAAGAAATTAACCAGTTGAATGGGGTAATAGGTAGTCAGTTTAGTGGTGGGCAATATCAAATAATCATCGGTGCTAAAGTAGCAGAGGTCTTTCAGGAAATGGATAAGCAATTCACTAATTCAAATAACGAAAAGACTACGAATAACAAGAAAAATATGAACGTCTTAGATACTATTTTTGATGTCATTAGTGGGATTTTTACACCTTTAATGCCCGCAATTATTGGTTCTGGTTTAATTAAAGGTTTGATGGCTCTGTTTGTCGTTTTTGGCTGGTTGTCTTCGGAAAGTTCATCATATGTAGTATTAACTGTATTTTCTGATGGAGTCTTTTACTTCTTACCATTTTTGGTTGCTATGACTGCAGCGCGTAAATTTAAGACAAAAGAATCATTAGCAGTCGCTTTAGCAGCAATGTTGATGTATCCAACATTAGTAAACGGTGCAGCAGATGGTGCAAGTCCACTATCCATGTTTGGTTTATCGATTCCATTAAATAATTATTCTTCTACTGTATTGCCTATTATTTTGGGCGTTTTGTTATTAAGTATTGTGAATAAATGGATGGATAAAATTGTTCCTGAAACGGTAAATATTGTGTTTAGTCCAATGTTATCGCTATTAATTACAGCACCGATTTTATTAGCATTCGTTGCTCCGCTAGGCAATTTTTTAGGTAAATATTTGGAACAAATCTTTACAACTTTATTTACTGTTGCTGGGCCATTAGCAGGGCTATTAATGGGAGGGCTAATGCCTCTAATTGTTTTGACAGGAATGCATTATGCTTTTTTTCCTGGAACATTTGCCAGTCTTCAAAAGTTTGGTTATGACATTATGTTACTACCAATGAATTTAGTTGCCAATAGTGCACAAGCTGGGGCTGTTTTGGGGGTTACTCTCAAATCAAAAAAGGCAGAAACCAAATCTTTGGCATTTTCAACGTTTATTCCAGCAATTTTTGGTATTACGGAACCCGCAATTTATGGAGTCACTTTACGTTTGAAAAAACCTTTCTATGCCTCTTTAATTGGAGGTGGAGTCGGCGGAACAATATTTGGTTTTTTCGCTGTAAAAGCAACCGCATTTTCAATTCCTGGAATTACAGCGTTACCAACCTACATTATGAAAAATTCCAATAATTTTATGTATGCATTGATCGGTTACATTGCAAGCTTTGTTATTTCTTTCGTTTTGACTATGCTATGGGGATTTGAAGAAGATAAAAAAGATGAAACAAAAGACAAAAAGATAACTACTTTAAAGTCAGATCCACAAGCAACAACCCAACCTATTGACATTTTTTCACCTGTGAAAGGGTGTTTAATTCCTTTAGATGATGTCTCTGATGAGACTTTTTCTAGTGGAATGATGGGAAAAGGGGTAGCGATTAAACCATTGGGGGATACGATTTACGCTCCTTTTGATGGTGAGATTACCATGACGACCCCAACAAATCATGCAATAGGATTGCGTTCGGCTAAAGGGGTAGAGGTGTTGATCCATGTAGGAATCGATACGGTAAATTTACAAGGAAAATATTTTGAGCGATTCGTTTCAGAGGGAGAAAGAATAAACAAAGGGCAACCTTTGCTTAGGTACAACTTGAAAGAAATTATTGGTCTAAGCTACGATGAAACAACAATGGTGATTGTCACTAATAGTGCAGAATTTCTAGATATTATTATTACAGGCGAAGAAAATGTAGAAGCAACAACATCAAGATTAATGATGTGTATTCAATAA
- a CDS encoding glycoside hydrolase family 1 protein, with amino-acid sequence MNTNQGFKKGFLWGGATAANQIEGAYLEGGKGLSTSDFAAYKDPYASGTVNNFTFNVTSSELEEYTKHSESYLFPKRWGIDFYHHYKEDIALFAEMGFKCFRLSISWARIFPTGLENEPNEEGLAFYDAVFDECAKYGIEPLVTMSHYEMPIALTKKYNGWISRELVPLFEKYAKVILERYKNKVRYWITFNEMNMNLNSLYTGAGVLEDLVENSLEAAYQASHHQFLASALAVKAAKAIVPNVEIGCMINQIEAYAHTTKPEDQLQAVKSNQLNMFYPDVQARGYYPSYIYSYFAENNLTIDSKAEDIEILKNGTVDFVAISYYMSHVAEAREDASKLAGTFDSPIKNEYLELSQWDWPIDPIGLRISLLKLYDRFQKPLFVCENGLGAKDILTEDKKIHDEYRIDYMRKHIQQMREAVKEGVDLMGYTPWGCIDLISCGTSQMSKRYGFIYVDQDDTGKGSLERYRKDSFYWYKEVIASNGETV; translated from the coding sequence ATGAACACAAATCAAGGATTTAAAAAAGGATTTCTATGGGGCGGTGCTACAGCAGCCAATCAAATTGAAGGAGCCTATTTGGAAGGCGGAAAAGGATTATCTACTTCCGACTTTGCAGCCTACAAAGATCCTTATGCTTCTGGGACGGTGAACAATTTTACGTTTAATGTTACGTCTAGTGAGTTGGAAGAATATACAAAGCATTCTGAGAGCTATCTATTTCCTAAACGTTGGGGAATTGATTTTTATCATCATTATAAAGAAGATATTGCGTTGTTTGCTGAAATGGGGTTTAAGTGCTTCCGACTATCAATTTCATGGGCACGAATTTTTCCTACTGGTTTAGAAAATGAGCCGAATGAGGAAGGATTAGCTTTTTATGATGCTGTCTTTGATGAGTGTGCTAAGTATGGTATTGAACCTCTAGTAACGATGTCTCACTATGAAATGCCAATTGCGTTAACAAAAAAATATAATGGCTGGATCAGCCGAGAACTGGTACCTTTATTTGAAAAATATGCGAAAGTTATTTTAGAAAGATATAAAAACAAAGTACGTTACTGGATTACGTTTAATGAAATGAATATGAATTTAAACAGTTTGTACACTGGAGCGGGAGTTCTGGAAGATTTGGTGGAAAATTCCTTAGAAGCTGCTTACCAAGCCTCACATCATCAGTTTTTAGCTAGTGCATTAGCTGTAAAAGCGGCAAAAGCAATTGTTCCTAATGTTGAAATTGGCTGTATGATCAATCAAATCGAAGCGTATGCACATACGACTAAACCAGAAGATCAGCTGCAAGCGGTAAAATCCAATCAATTGAATATGTTCTATCCAGATGTTCAAGCGCGTGGCTATTATCCAAGCTATATTTACAGTTATTTTGCTGAAAATAATTTGACAATTGATAGTAAAGCAGAAGATATTGAAATTTTAAAAAATGGTACAGTAGATTTTGTTGCTATCAGTTACTATATGTCTCATGTGGCTGAAGCAAGAGAAGATGCTTCTAAGCTAGCTGGAACCTTTGATAGTCCAATTAAAAATGAGTATTTGGAATTATCGCAGTGGGATTGGCCAATCGATCCAATTGGGTTGAGAATTTCTTTACTGAAGTTGTATGATCGTTTTCAAAAACCATTATTTGTATGTGAAAATGGATTGGGAGCAAAGGATATATTAACCGAAGATAAGAAGATTCACGATGAGTATCGAATTGACTATATGAGGAAGCATATTCAGCAAATGCGTGAAGCAGTAAAAGAAGGAGTTGATTTGATGGGCTATACTCCTTGGGGATGTATTGATTTAATTAGTTGTGGAACATCGCAAATGTCAAAACGATATGGATTTATTTATGTCGATCAAGACGACACGGGAAAAGGCAGTTTAGAACGTTATCGCAAAGATTCATTTTACTGGTATAAAGAAGTGATTGCCTCTAACGGAGAAACGGTATAA
- a CDS encoding aldehyde dehydrogenase family protein: MNQSDLQAIMKKQHTFFNTNQTKSISYRKEQLERLLINVKKHEEDFYWAFEKDLKKPKAEVYATELGLVLSAINDMLKNLDKWTKPVNKPRAVSSLLNKNTVFLEPFGTVYIIGPFNYPLQLTLVPLIGALAAGNCAIVKPSSKTPNVAAVIGAILGETFDEEYVKVLSPNSIDNASVLKERMDFIFFTGSTKVGKIVMEAAAKNLTPVVLELGGKSPAIVTEQADIEIAAERIIWSKLLNTGQTCIATDYVLVDEKVKNQFIKVLKEKIIEFYGQSIQENSDYGRIVQGSSIDKFIQLIEENRHSLIYGGDYDLKTRFVAPSLFDIGLTRENSLMKEEIFGPLLPICTYGQLSEAIQFVKEGEKPLAVYLFSDDRTIQKQILHELSFGGGGINQTILHVANDDLPFGGVGASGMGNYHGKYSIETFSHKKSVVFGRKDSMAKLIYPPYDQKKFDWIKRLL, translated from the coding sequence ATGAATCAATCTGATCTCCAAGCAATTATGAAAAAGCAACATACTTTCTTTAACACAAACCAAACAAAATCAATCTCATATAGAAAAGAACAACTTGAGCGGCTACTAATAAACGTTAAAAAACACGAAGAAGATTTCTATTGGGCCTTTGAAAAAGATCTTAAAAAGCCTAAAGCAGAAGTATACGCTACCGAGTTAGGCCTAGTTCTTTCTGCCATTAATGATATGCTTAAAAATCTAGATAAATGGACGAAACCTGTAAATAAACCAAGAGCAGTTTCATCTTTACTAAACAAAAATACGGTTTTCTTAGAGCCTTTCGGAACGGTCTATATTATCGGTCCCTTTAATTATCCGCTTCAATTGACGCTTGTTCCTTTGATAGGAGCTCTTGCTGCTGGCAATTGTGCTATTGTAAAACCATCATCAAAAACACCCAATGTAGCAGCGGTGATTGGTGCAATTCTTGGAGAAACGTTTGATGAGGAATATGTCAAAGTGCTATCGCCCAATTCTATTGATAATGCGTCAGTCTTAAAAGAGCGTATGGATTTCATCTTTTTTACAGGAAGTACTAAAGTTGGGAAAATTGTTATGGAAGCTGCGGCCAAAAACTTAACGCCAGTTGTCTTAGAACTTGGAGGAAAAAGTCCAGCAATCGTAACGGAACAGGCTGACATAGAAATTGCAGCTGAACGAATCATTTGGAGTAAATTATTGAATACTGGTCAAACATGTATTGCAACAGATTATGTCTTGGTGGATGAAAAAGTCAAAAACCAATTCATCAAAGTATTGAAAGAAAAAATTATCGAATTCTACGGTCAATCGATTCAAGAAAACTCAGATTATGGTCGTATCGTTCAGGGCTCATCGATTGATAAGTTTATCCAATTAATCGAGGAAAATCGTCACTCTCTTATTTATGGAGGAGATTATGATCTGAAAACAAGATTTGTCGCGCCAAGTCTATTTGACATTGGCTTGACTCGTGAGAATAGTTTGATGAAAGAAGAAATATTTGGACCTTTATTACCAATCTGCACATATGGTCAATTAAGTGAGGCCATTCAATTTGTTAAAGAAGGGGAGAAACCTTTAGCAGTATATTTATTCTCAGATGATCGAACAATTCAAAAACAGATTTTACATGAACTTTCATTTGGCGGTGGTGGAATCAATCAAACGATTCTTCATGTAGCCAACGATGATTTACCATTTGGAGGAGTTGGAGCTTCTGGAATGGGGAATTATCACGGTAAATATAGTATTGAAACATTCTCTCATAAGAAATCAGTTGTTTTTGGTAGAAAAGACTCAATGGCAAAATTGATTTATCCGCCTTATGATCAGAAGAAATTCGATTGGATCAAACGTTTATTGTAA
- a CDS encoding DUF975 family protein: MKTRAELKNEAKDILRGRWKDSVLMCLVPTLVSIAIGLLIFFLLLLPTITFIQNNPDFVNGTSSYEGSSGSGGGGFFGGIIGALFSAGISWTFLDLLRGKKQEIKPFSDAFRGFAGPVILGVICISLLTLVFVTLWSLLFIIPGIIKGYSYSQAYFVYYDGYEETGLRPGFLDSITRSRKLMKGYKGQLFLLDLSFIGWHFLAMLTLGIGYLWLTPYITATKAAFYENLPKTAAI; this comes from the coding sequence ATGAAAACAAGAGCTGAATTAAAAAACGAAGCAAAAGACATTTTACGGGGACGTTGGAAAGACAGTGTGTTGATGTGTTTGGTACCGACATTAGTTTCAATTGCAATCGGACTACTTATATTTTTTCTATTATTATTACCAACCATTACATTCATTCAAAACAACCCTGATTTTGTAAACGGCACTTCAAGCTACGAAGGTAGTTCTGGCAGTGGCGGTGGAGGTTTCTTTGGCGGTATCATAGGTGCGTTGTTTAGTGCTGGTATTTCTTGGACATTCCTTGATCTTTTAAGAGGAAAAAAACAAGAAATCAAACCTTTTTCAGATGCATTCCGCGGTTTTGCAGGACCTGTGATTTTAGGTGTTATTTGTATTAGCCTATTGACCCTCGTTTTTGTTACTTTATGGTCATTACTATTCATTATTCCAGGAATTATCAAAGGTTATTCTTATTCACAAGCCTATTTTGTTTATTATGATGGTTATGAAGAAACTGGGTTACGTCCAGGATTCTTAGATTCAATCACTCGCAGCAGAAAGCTTATGAAGGGCTATAAAGGTCAATTGTTCTTATTAGACCTAAGCTTTATCGGTTGGCATTTCTTAGCAATGTTAACATTAGGAATCGGTTATCTATGGTTAACACCATATATCACTGCAACCAAAGCAGCATTTTATGAAAATTTACCAAAAACAGCAGCGATTTAA
- a CDS encoding sensor histidine kinase: MTIKKRFLISYIGGIAIACLSLFSIISIVFYVTTGKVPTPSGLYKTFTQQRSLSPEEELAYIKLRNIAKSDPDQLLEPTGELKEMIQTFEKEALGVVVRKEATIAYYSQDLVEKSLIVHFPQFDANNIETRGTIDNAGRLYRYMKFDFYFSDQVPGSLLVLKKENNFLEFMTKWGVLVIVTILLVALGGLFFLNHLLKKTIIQPLEKLGVGMSEISNGYLETSVDRPVKQTAMEVKQLTDDFEKMREALLHSTEEQGKLENNRKELVASISHDLKTPITSIIGYVEGLLDGVADSPEKRDKYLQTIHTKALSLNDLIEELFLYSKLDAAAIPFHFERINLIEFLKHIIEEFQLQEPQVSLQLVTQGPTISNVLADRMQLNRVFINLLQNSLKFKAHNRALSIQIAISETSERVEVRVTDNGQGISAEQLPFVFDHFYRGEEARPTNTGGSGLGLAIVKQIIDMHKGQVKLESELHQGTTVTILLKKA, from the coding sequence ATGACCATAAAAAAACGATTTCTCATTTCATATATTGGCGGTATAGCAATCGCTTGTCTTTCACTTTTTTCAATCATCAGTATTGTTTTTTATGTGACAACTGGGAAAGTACCAACTCCCAGTGGTTTGTATAAGACGTTTACACAGCAACGCTCATTAAGCCCAGAGGAAGAACTAGCCTACATCAAATTACGCAATATAGCAAAATCTGATCCTGATCAATTACTTGAACCAACTGGTGAGTTAAAAGAAATGATCCAAACATTTGAAAAAGAAGCCTTGGGTGTCGTTGTACGTAAGGAAGCAACGATCGCCTATTATTCTCAGGATTTAGTAGAAAAATCACTGATTGTCCACTTTCCCCAATTTGATGCTAATAATATTGAAACTAGAGGAACAATCGATAATGCGGGGCGTTTGTACCGTTATATGAAATTTGATTTTTATTTTAGTGATCAAGTACCGGGAAGCTTATTAGTTTTAAAAAAAGAAAATAACTTTTTAGAATTTATGACAAAGTGGGGCGTACTGGTCATCGTAACGATATTGCTAGTAGCACTTGGCGGACTATTTTTTCTAAATCATCTATTAAAGAAAACAATTATCCAACCATTAGAAAAGCTTGGCGTAGGGATGTCAGAAATCAGTAATGGCTATTTGGAGACCTCTGTGGATAGACCTGTGAAACAAACTGCGATGGAAGTGAAACAGTTGACGGATGATTTTGAAAAGATGCGGGAAGCGTTGCTTCATTCAACAGAAGAACAAGGAAAGCTTGAAAATAACCGTAAAGAGCTTGTTGCTAGTATCTCCCATGATCTAAAAACACCGATTACTTCGATCATCGGTTATGTTGAAGGATTGTTGGACGGAGTAGCGGATTCACCAGAGAAACGTGACAAATACTTACAAACGATCCACACTAAAGCTCTCTCATTGAATGATTTGATTGAAGAACTCTTTTTATATTCTAAATTAGATGCAGCCGCAATTCCGTTTCATTTTGAACGAATCAATCTTATTGAATTTTTAAAACATATTATTGAAGAATTTCAGTTACAAGAACCGCAAGTGTCACTTCAATTAGTTACTCAAGGACCAACGATAAGTAATGTCTTAGCTGATCGGATGCAGTTAAATCGAGTGTTTATCAATTTACTTCAAAACAGCTTGAAATTTAAAGCACATAATCGAGCACTGTCAATTCAAATCGCTATATCTGAAACCTCTGAAAGGGTGGAAGTTCGTGTAACTGATAACGGACAAGGGATTTCAGCTGAACAGTTACCCTTTGTTTTTGATCATTTCTATCGGGGAGAAGAAGCACGGCCAACGAATACTGGTGGTAGCGGTCTAGGTCTTGCCATTGTAAAGCAAATCATCGATATGCATAAAGGACAGGTGAAGCTCGAAAGTGAACTGCACCAAGGAACAACGGTCACGATTTTACTAAAAAAAGCTTGA
- a CDS encoding response regulator transcription factor, translating into MSKEVFRILLIEDDVSIAELQKDYLEINQMKAEIARDGLVGLNRALTEEFDLIVIDIMLPSMDGFEICRRIREKKNIPLMIVSAKKEDIDKVRGLGLGADDYMTKPFSPSELVARVQAHIKRYQLLTRTDPVNDTVERGAIMIDKSARRVFILGKEILFPTKEFDLLLFFMEHPNRVWMKEQLFRQVWDMDELDSDIYTVVVHVGRIREKLKKGRLSEIPIETIWGSGYRFNA; encoded by the coding sequence ATGTCAAAGGAAGTATTCAGAATTTTACTGATTGAAGATGATGTAAGTATTGCAGAATTGCAAAAAGATTATTTAGAAATTAATCAAATGAAAGCCGAAATTGCCCGTGATGGACTGGTTGGTCTGAATCGAGCGTTAACGGAAGAATTTGATTTGATTGTGATTGATATCATGCTGCCGTCAATGGATGGTTTTGAAATTTGTCGCCGTATTAGAGAAAAGAAAAATATTCCATTGATGATCGTTTCTGCTAAAAAAGAAGATATCGATAAGGTCAGAGGCTTAGGTCTAGGCGCAGATGATTATATGACAAAACCATTTAGTCCAAGCGAATTAGTTGCTCGTGTTCAAGCCCATATCAAACGGTATCAGCTATTGACTCGAACTGATCCAGTTAATGATACAGTGGAAAGAGGAGCAATTATGATTGATAAAAGTGCTCGTAGAGTATTTATTTTAGGGAAGGAAATCCTTTTTCCAACCAAAGAATTTGATTTACTACTTTTTTTCATGGAGCATCCGAATCGTGTCTGGATGAAAGAACAACTTTTTCGACAAGTGTGGGATATGGATGAGCTTGATAGTGATATTTATACAGTAGTTGTGCATGTAGGGCGAATTAGAGAAAAACTAAAAAAAGGCAGACTGTCGGAGATTCCGATCGAAACTATTTGGGGCAGCGGCTATCGTTTTAATGCCTAA
- a CDS encoding SHOCT domain-containing protein, which translates to MGYCSTVLSGGRGMMRGGMFGMGILWWILIAVVIIGAIYILKNRTNQQRETNHSPYQPTHSSAFDVLDEEFAKGNLTEEEYLHKKEVLKK; encoded by the coding sequence ATGGGTTATTGTTCAACTGTTTTAAGTGGCGGTCGAGGTATGATGAGAGGAGGAATGTTTGGCATGGGTATTCTTTGGTGGATTTTAATTGCTGTCGTAATTATTGGTGCTATTTATATTCTAAAAAATAGAACGAATCAACAAAGAGAAACAAACCATTCACCGTATCAACCAACACATTCATCCGCTTTTGACGTATTAGACGAAGAATTTGCGAAAGGAAATCTTACTGAAGAAGAATATCTGCATAAAAAAGAAGTGTTGAAGAAGTAA
- a CDS encoding ATP-binding cassette domain-containing protein: MSQIKIRGARTRNLKNMDITIEKHKINAFVGVSGSGKSSLVFNTIAAEAQRQMNATYPSYIRNRMPHMEAAIVDSIENISPAVIINQKALGDNIRSTVGTATDINPTLRLLFSRFGQPFVGYSDLFSFNSPTGMCKTCEGLGIATEFILEELLDYERSLNQGAICFPTFEPGSYRWKRYVDSGLFDNDKPLKEYTQTEMNLLLYSEEIKPPTPNVGWYKSATYAGLIPRITQSFIQNPSKSYRRYLPDIRRITKQEKCPVCQGYRLNKQALSCKIKGKHIGQCLEMQLDELRDFLRSLSQEGVQQMLDNILQQLDHFCQVGLEYLSLARETGTLSGGESQRIKLIRSIGSSLADLMYIFDEPSVGLHPQDIQAIGQLLCAIQEKGNTVLLIDHDPAIIQLADTVFELGPKAGIHGGELVSVSSFEEWTRRQDSQEPLTRECQNTSANSFFSVENISKNNVKHLSVQLPKQRLIAITGVAGSGKSSFAKALKEQCGEEIFYVSQKNLRTSHRSTVLSSISLFDEIRQLYSNKNHVNASYFSFNGKGACPVCKGKGFIETELAFLDPIRSICEACHGNKYRKDVLQYTYNGKNIVELLELSVADSCHFFSTQQKIAKRLFWLNKIGLGYLTLGQTLNTLSGGELQRLKLASNLDCQNKLIILDEPTTGLSTQDIQSLLRVFDDLLRKNNTLLVIEHNLDLIRLADWMIEFGPSSGKKGGQVIFEGIPIDAINDPTSVTGRFLP, translated from the coding sequence ATGAGTCAAATCAAAATTCGCGGCGCACGTACAAGAAATTTAAAAAATATGGATATCACCATCGAAAAACACAAAATCAATGCTTTTGTTGGTGTTTCAGGATCGGGGAAGTCTTCATTGGTTTTTAATACGATTGCGGCCGAAGCACAACGTCAGATGAATGCAACTTATCCGAGCTATATCCGCAATCGGATGCCTCATATGGAAGCCGCGATCGTCGATTCCATTGAGAATATTTCACCTGCTGTAATCATCAATCAAAAGGCTTTAGGTGATAATATTCGTTCAACTGTAGGAACAGCAACGGACATTAATCCAACCTTACGTCTACTGTTCTCTCGGTTTGGTCAGCCCTTTGTTGGCTATTCAGATTTATTTTCCTTCAATAGTCCTACTGGTATGTGTAAAACCTGTGAGGGTTTAGGGATTGCTACTGAATTTATTTTAGAAGAGTTACTTGATTATGAGCGGTCTTTAAATCAGGGAGCAATTTGTTTTCCAACCTTTGAACCAGGTAGTTATCGTTGGAAACGTTATGTAGATTCAGGTTTATTCGATAATGACAAACCATTGAAAGAGTATACTCAAACAGAAATGAACCTGTTATTATATTCGGAAGAAATCAAGCCACCAACCCCAAATGTGGGTTGGTACAAATCGGCGACCTATGCAGGTCTGATTCCTAGAATCACTCAGTCTTTTATTCAAAATCCCTCCAAGAGTTATCGACGTTATTTACCTGACATTCGACGTATCACAAAACAAGAAAAATGTCCTGTTTGCCAAGGCTATCGTTTAAACAAACAGGCACTATCGTGCAAAATCAAAGGAAAACATATTGGTCAATGTTTAGAGATGCAATTAGATGAGTTAAGAGATTTTTTGCGTAGTTTATCTCAAGAGGGTGTTCAACAAATGTTGGACAACATCTTACAACAGCTGGATCATTTTTGTCAGGTAGGACTAGAATATCTTAGTTTGGCTCGAGAAACAGGAACGCTGTCCGGTGGTGAATCACAACGAATCAAACTGATTCGTTCAATTGGAAGCAGCCTTGCAGATTTGATGTATATTTTTGACGAACCTAGTGTAGGGCTCCATCCACAAGATATTCAAGCGATTGGACAGTTGCTTTGCGCCATTCAAGAGAAGGGCAACACAGTCTTATTGATCGATCATGATCCAGCTATTATCCAATTAGCAGATACTGTTTTTGAATTAGGTCCTAAAGCTGGTATCCATGGCGGTGAGCTAGTCAGTGTTAGCAGTTTTGAAGAATGGACTAGGCGGCAAGATTCACAAGAACCCTTAACTAGAGAGTGTCAGAATACCTCAGCCAATAGTTTTTTTTCAGTGGAGAATATTTCAAAAAATAACGTTAAGCATTTGTCTGTTCAACTGCCCAAACAACGATTGATTGCGATTACTGGTGTGGCAGGATCTGGAAAAAGTTCCTTTGCAAAAGCTTTAAAAGAACAATGTGGTGAAGAGATTTTTTATGTTTCACAAAAAAATCTACGTACAAGTCATCGTTCAACAGTTCTCTCTTCAATCAGTCTTTTTGACGAGATTCGTCAGTTATATAGCAACAAAAATCACGTTAATGCTAGTTATTTTAGCTTTAATGGTAAAGGTGCTTGCCCTGTATGTAAAGGTAAAGGCTTTATTGAAACTGAACTGGCTTTTCTTGATCCGATTCGTAGTATTTGTGAAGCGTGTCATGGAAACAAATACCGCAAAGACGTTCTGCAATACACTTACAATGGAAAAAATATTGTAGAATTACTTGAACTCTCCGTTGCAGACAGTTGTCATTTCTTTTCAACACAACAAAAAATTGCCAAACGGCTGTTTTGGCTCAATAAAATCGGCTTGGGATATCTCACATTGGGGCAAACATTAAACACTCTTTCTGGTGGAGAATTACAACGTTTAAAATTAGCTAGTAATCTTGATTGCCAAAATAAATTAATTATTTTAGACGAACCCACTACTGGATTAAGTACCCAAGATATTCAATCATTGTTACGTGTATTTGATGATTTACTTAGAAAGAATAATACACTTTTAGTGATTGAACACAATTTAGACTTGATTCGCCTGGCGGATTGGATGATTGAATTTGGCCCTAGTTCTGGTAAAAAAGGTGGGCAAGTGATTTTTGAAGGAATCCCGATTGACGCGATAAATGATCCTACATCAGTTACAGGTAGATTTTTACCATAA